The Cucurbita pepo subsp. pepo cultivar mu-cu-16 chromosome LG05, ASM280686v2, whole genome shotgun sequence nucleotide sequence TCCATATAACAACAGAACACCTTTTACAGATTCTTCATCTGCTCTTCACCCTAATGATTTCGACCCATCATCCTtctcaaaaatgaaaaggggaAAGGAGGGAGTCGTGGGAGAAGATGCCATATTCCTTACTTCACAACTAAAAATGGATATCCTATGTCATATTcctcttcccttttctttcttctctaaattatcatttttctcCAAACTTGAAAACTATCTTATTTTGCTTCTGAAAATGCTTTGGGTATTATCAAACagatttgttatttaagttcatttttatgtttataattAGACCACTCTCAAAATACACCTGAAGGGTATGCTTCTATAAATTTACctccattattattacttGATGTGATGGGATTTAGTGGGAGGTGATATCAATATTAGCTACTTGGATtccacatattttttttttggaaataatATAATCAAAGGAAACGGAAAGAGATTACTTGATATAAGTTTTCTTAAATTGGttatttagttaatttgagtctttcactcttttattACTAATATATAACTACTTTTTTAAATGgttcaataatatttgaagatcGAAGATTCGAGTTTGACATATACTCCGTTTATGATGATTAAACATATGACAGAAGTGTGAGGGTCGGTTCCAGGAGAATCATGAAAAGTGGAGCCATCAACAACACCCATGAAGAATCAACCTTCTAAAACCCTATATTCGGACCTTGCCCACCTGGCAGCCCCGTGGTAAAACCTTATACTTgaaagcatttttttaatctgaataatacaaaaaaaaaacaaaatattgatCATATCCATCTAATTCTTCGATCCCCACGATTCAATTGTGCGATGTTGCATTAATTCACGAATGTAACACTTGTTTATGTAAATAAAACCATGCAATCTTTTAAACCAACTACAGATTTTCAGTAGTACCAAGTACAATTCAGCAGAAAGACTGTCCCTCCCTTGCAAGACCCAAAAGTATAATTTCCTAGCATTGGATGAGATTACAGTTTGCAATCCCTACACTTACTGTAGCTGAACCCACAGGAAAGGAATGGAGATTCACTCCCTCTTTTGCCAACTAAATTTGGACCATTCGTTTGCATTTCCTATTTACAACTCACTCAATTTAAATGAGTGGTCCAAAATCTTTCAGCTTTTCCAATAAACAGGGCATTAACGCATGTGGATGGGAGAAGAACAATAAACTTCACAGTCAAAATCTCACAAATTGGCGACTTACTGACAAATCATTTCTACTTATTTTCAGAGACCAAAGCCTCTCTATCCCACatgtaaaagaagaaacaagcatCCCATGTACGAGGAGCAGGGCCAAAATATGAGAGCaataaatccaaaatccaatAGATGTTCTAAACGAGATAATTCCGGGCAAGACATTGAAGAAGGAATGGACACGGTGAAAAGAATTAAGGATTTTGATGGATAGAAGAAACCTAATGCTATCACTATCAGTATAGAGAGTTGTATGTGTAGCAGGTAGAAACAATGGAGACTACACAAATAAGGAGAGAGGGAATGAGAGTAACGTTCAAGAGCCTACTTCGGCCCAAATAACCAGCAAGGGTTATAGTTCCATCTGCAATCACTCGTGCAATAGTCCCGGCTTCAGTTGATAGCAATCCACCATTATAGGTTCCACGCGAGAGCCGAGATGACATGACTCGGGAGAGAAGTGCCAGGTTAACACCTGTGTAAGACATGATCAAAAGCAAAATTGTGTCATTAacagaagaaaataagaataagaatcaTCCTTCGATTTTCTTAAGGATAAACCTTTACGTGGTTCACtacaatgaaaataacaatcctAAACCAAAAAGATAACATATAATCCTAATAAGATGCATGAGTTTCCAGAGGCAGAGTTCAGTAAGTAACTTTTGACATTTCGTGGATTCATTGTTTTCTCTTATTGGACACCAATCCCTTTCatgttctgtttttcttgAATGCTTTAAATATTAATCAGCAACTTTATAGCCACAATCAAATATCATTAGAAGCGGAAGAacattttgaattaattagaaGTGTTCTTAAATTGCGGTCAACTTTCAGTAAACTTCTCACCTTCAAGCACTTCTGCCGCCACAAACATGATAAGTCCAGAGCCAACATATTGAACCACAGAGTATGGAATTATTACATTGAAGCTTAAGAGGATGCCTATCAAGACGATAATTTCAGAAACCAATAGTATTTGCCTGCAAGGTAGATATTGAAATCAAATAcgtgagagagagaagttACCAAAGAGATAACTTGAAAAATCGAGGGAAGGAAAACTTAATACATTTTCCCCATATCCCATTGAAGTATTACCTGTCTTCAAACATGTTGCTAATGTAACTACCGACAAGAATATTTACTGGGAGCACTGTCAGGCCAAGGCAAGCCAGAAAAATTGCCACAGAGCTTGTGGACCAACCAAAGTAGTATGTCGTAACAACACTAGACTCCGAAAGTAGAATTTCCATTGCATATTTGAGCATGAAATATATCAACAATTGAACCTGTAGACATCAAATCTTCATTTAAAATCTGATGACATGCaaactcaaaaagaaaaggtgtcatttaaaaaaaaaaaaacaaaaggagcTTGATAGAAACgttatcttaaaaaaagaagaaaaaggagtaaAGTGTCATTTACAACAGTAGCTAGATTGCTATATGTCCTTAGGACGTGAACACATTGTTCAGTTGAAACATCCCAAGGGATTATTAACAGTTCCAATGTCGGTTTTATCCATATCCGTTTCGGACAGAGTGTGGCAATTTGTTGAGCATTTTAAAGTAGCAGATTTCCGCTGACAGCATTATTCAGCAGgtattcaaatttcatgtcCATAAATAAAACTAGATTGTCACCAAAAGTTAAACCACTAACTCAAAAATTCATTGAAAACCATTGTTGGCATGAAAAGATGGGCACTTTAGTCACCCAATTTCCATTACTTGATTCAAATTATCTTAAGGCTAACACCAAATTATCAATCACTCAATTTAATGATAATGAATGATGTGAAAACCCAAGTACTCTCTAGACTACAGAAGATACCTTAACAGAAGGAGTGAGTAATCTATAAGCTGAACCCATAGAAGTCACTGGTAGGCGAGATTCCTCAGCAGCTTCTTCACTGTCATCAACTTCTGGGTCATCTTCATCTGATGGCTTCTCCAGTGAAGTAATAAGCAATGGTTGGTGAAGACCTTTCTCAAGTGTGTCGTTTTGAACTGTTCATTGACATTGACAACATATATAAAGTTAGCATGTTTTGACAATGTGTGAAATAACTGATTTAAAGTTGAGAGACCTAAGacaaaaaattgaaggtttaAGTACTTAGTGAAGCACAGTGACCTATTAAATACAAACCTAACCGTTAACGGCCTAAACTTgcaatttaacttaaaataaattgttatcctttaaaagaaaagtgcaATTAGATGTCCTAGTGATGCCTCTAAATTCCAAATGTTGAAGCAATGGAAAGTTTCAATTGAACCAGATAAAATTTATTCTTCCTTTGCAAAAAAACACATCCATCAAGGTAACTGGTGGCCGCAATAACAAACACGCACTTGACCTTACCATATGGAAGTGCccacccaaaaaaaatgatgaataaaaatgtaatgCCATTCATGTGATCATTTATCAGGTCAAACAATTAACACATAAAATTACCTTGACTTGATTCCTGTTGagtattttcttcattttcccgTGAAGGTTCACGAAATGAGATACACAACCATACTAGATATATTAGCCAAGCCACAGCCATAACCCAACCAGGCAAAGTGTTTTGATTAAAAGTTAGCTTGTAAATCTTAAACTTCGTTTGAAGTAATCCGGCAAGAGCTGGTCCACAAGCCATTCCTAGAGCACTGGCACTAACAAAGCCTGCAGATGCTTGCATGCGAATTTTTAGTGGCACACAGTCACTGATATAACGTCTATTAACAGCCCGAGCAGAACCTAATCTGCATTAGAAAAATACAGTTCTGTCAAACGtcataaatatttgttaagATCTCCCAACTCACTGCTTTGACCCCACTAAAGGCAACAGGGAGAATTCAAAGTCAGTTCTAGATTTTCGAGTCTCCTCAGAATATTTGTGCCACACCAATATAACAAGATAGTGTCAACCATTTCAAAAAAGACTATTTCTCATTTCATGTAAGCTATAGCAAAGTCTTTATATTTTGAAGACGGCAAGTAACCTTGAGCTTAAACTGGATTCTGaattttcctattttcttaAGGTAGATAAGACTGATGAAGTAAATTTCCATGATTAGGCCAAATCCATGGTAAAACGAGGAGAACCCTCCAGTAtctctaattcttttaatttattaagtCCAAAAGCTCGTTAACACAATCAAGGCCTGGCTATTTAGACTTGCCAGAAAATGGAACTGACAAATATTAAAGCACTAATGATCAAATTAACTAAACATTACTAAAATGATTACTCAACCAAAACAAGTCAacgtttattatttatttcctacACCAAATTTAAGATCAAAACTGCACATCAGCTGAGAGACACTAGAAACCTTAGATTATGGGCAGTGCATATCATCTGAGAGACATTAGCAACCTTAGACTATGGGCACTCAGATACCATCGAGAAATGTGAAAGTATGTCTAAATGGAATGGCCCATATatgaaataacaaataatttaggGCAATTCAGAGAAGTCATTTTCTCATTGGTTCTGGTTAGTGACATGCCTGGTAGAAATTTTGGAGAGGTACAGACGCATGGAGTCAATGGTCATATGAGGTTCTgaatgcaaaagaaaaagacatcCCCAAAGGGCAGTTCATATGGACCTCTAAAGCACGTTGAGCATTAATTTGtgatgagaaagaaaaaatgtagaCATTATATGAGCTGTATTCTAATTAACTATACagtaaagaaataaatagtgataaaagaataaaataagaagataaaaaagagATTACCTACCCACAGCAAAGACGCCCAATCAAAAGAACCCAGAGTGACTGAAGATCATAAGCAAGAGCATATAAGAGGTTCCCGAAAAAGAGAGCAACACTGCTAAATATTAGAGGTCTGAAGTAAGATCTGTTTGACCATGCACTAAAGTAAACTGATGAGAACACTTGTGCAACTGCCATTGCTCCAATTACAATACCACATACAGTTGCTGCAGCTCCAAGGCTCATGGAGTAGTCATCGGCGGTTGGGACCACAATATATGTATTGACCATGTACAGGAAGGTATTCGCTaagttcaagaaaagagaCATGAAGTGATAATTGCTATCATCCACTTGTTCTTCAACGGGAGCAGGCAATTCTTCTCGCATAATGAGGGCATGTTGAGCCAAAAAGTTTAGGAAGTTTGTTGAGTTACTTAACCTGTCCACAGCAGCTTTAATTGAATCGACTACAGGATCCTGCATGTGGGAATCCGAATAAATAATATAGCTGAAGTAACCTTTCGACTACTGCTACATTTGTTGGGAAAGGCTATGGGAAGCATTGACAATTAAAGCAAGTAGCAACAAAATGAGTGTACTACCAACCTGGAGAGGGAGAGCAGGCTGATCATATATTGATAGATAGCTTCTTCCTTGACGGTCCTGGAGTTCATGCAAGTTACGTGATATGGCTCCAACAACAGCTCCTATTCCCTACAAGTTCATTTCAAGCTGGTGAAATACTATTTGGGtaataaaaatgaagcttACAAGTTACTCCACCTGTACTTACTACATATACAAAAAATCAGACATACGGCTTAGAATCTAGAACAATATAAAAAGTTCCAAGACATCACATCTGAAGTCCCTTAAAGACTATTAATGAGACAAAACTACAAAAATCAGCATCAGAAAATGACAGATTACCACATGTTTGAAAACTTGCTGCAGTTGGGAGTATGGATGGTTGGCACGTGTTTTGACATAGTAATCAGTAAATCTATAGCCAAACCGCTTATCAAACTTTTTCAGTATTTTACGCAGACCAATTGCATTTATCTCAACAAAATATAGAAGCTTTAAAAGATCCTGGCCTGCTACTCTGTAAGCTTCTCGCAATTCAGTTATGTGGGATAtttcaggttcttcttgaagAGCATCAAGCCGTTCATCAAGCTTGGCTATACGGCTTGCAATAAGGCCTTGTTGCTCCAGCAGAAAAAGTACGATTTTCTCAATCTGATTTTGTCAAAAAATGCATTTCAAAGTTGTTAGCAGATGAAAGCATAACTTAGATTTACACAACCTCATAATATAGAAATATGCAGTTCCAAAGCAGCAAAGAAACAGGAAAGTGATTTTTAGCtcagaaaattataaaaaaaacctgCATTTATGATTTGTAATCTTAAAAGTATTCCACCACGTCAATTAGAAGGAAATGTGTGGTGCATGGTCGAATACGTGCATCTTACTATATAAACACACAATTACAAAGAGAGATGGAATATTTACCGAGTCTCCTACACAATTATTTGCTATTTGCTTCTTGTCATATACGTAAGGTTTATCTACTCGAGTGTGTGCGTATGTTAAAATTGATGATATAATATACCACGTTCAGTTCTTTTGAGCTAACAACATAAAGtacaataatcaaataaaatttaaaaattcctAATCCGAATACTTAAATTAGAATTCGGGATTTAAAATATGAACCATCGTCTACTATGCAagacaataaattaataacaaattttcAGGTGACAAGCATGACAAAGAAATTCTCTGCATACACCATCACTTATCGAAgcattaattaattcttcaCAAGAAAAGGGATGAGCAATACACACCTGGTTGTCCAGCATTCTTGAAAAATCTTTGAGAACGTGCCGACGATCTTGTGTTCCAACTTCCATTTGTTGAGCATATTGTTTTACCTTCTTCTTCATAAGCTTATAGTTGATGTAATATCtgcacaaaaacaaaaatatgaaacaaaacaatagCAGCAAAAGCTTATAATTCAGAAcataaaaaatggtaaaagtaTCACGCACATAAAATtccaaatcatatttagaaAGTATATTTAAcgtcttttttcttcccttctaAAACGAAATAACAATAGAAAATTCATATACCATTTTATTCAATCTATTTTAGCTGTATTCTTAACTCAACTTCTTACTTCACATTTATGAAGTATAGTCCTAATGATGAATTTATGGCTATTGTTCGAGTAAAATGCAACTCTAGCCAATGACCATTGGTTTAGTTCTTATAAGTATTCGAGAGAGTAATGACCAAAGAGACTATGACTGAACTCAAGCACATTATTAATCCAAGATTCTGCATAAATGGTTGACTTCTATTAATATAATAGAACTCCACATAGGAAGTAAAGAGTATCATTATGCAGACATCTTTCCCTTTGATTAAAAGAAGGGTTGCTGGCATACTCCTCAAACAAGATAACTGGAATAATGCAAAACAAATATTGGTGTATCACGCTTACCCTTGCCATTCTTCAAGTTGTCTTTCCTTCAACTTCTTTCCAAAGGCAACCATCTCTTGATTTGTAAAAGCTTGGTACTTAGAACCAGGCCTTGAATACACAGAGATACAGCCTGCAAGGAGAACAAGAAGTTATTAATATCATCACATAGTGACATGTGTATTTTAGTAGCATTAGTTTCTTAAACTCGTCCCAACAATGGATGAGACTATCACTTTTTCCCCTGTAACAAACTGACAAACCATCAGCATCCTTATGCGAAAACATTGAATATATAGAGCATACATatcaaaatagtttaattcACTCGCAAAAATTTATATACATTTGAAAAACAATGGACATCTTTTATAGATACATGGGCCTAACTAGTCAATTCTATATCCATCTTATAATTATAGAAACAGAAAATTTATAGATACATGAGCATAACTAGTCAGCTCTAAAGATACATCAACGATCAAATAGTCtccattttataattatacaaatacaaaattttatcatCGAGTAACAGGGGAAAAGGTTGAAATACATGATTGTAGATGCGTTTACTTACTAGCTCATATTCCTAGACAGAGCTCCTAAAGAAGTTCTCATTCATTTCGCTTGATAGTATGGAAGAGAAATCCAATCAACATTACTTTTCGTTGCCAAAACACTGGAAGGTGCAGGCTCGTTCATTAACAACAATAACAGAGTACTGAAACCGACGAAACGAGGGGGGGAAGAGAAAGGTAAACACCGCGCCTACAGCGAAATTGGTTTTCTACTTTCGCCTTGCAAGTTATCAGCAATCAAACATTCCACGAGG carries:
- the LOC111795694 gene encoding SPX domain-containing membrane protein At4g22990-like; translated protein: MVAFGKKLKERQLEEWQGYYINYKLMKKKVKQYAQQMEVGTQDRRHVLKDFSRMLDNQIEKIVLFLLEQQGLIASRIAKLDERLDALQEEPEISHITELREAYRVAGQDLLKLLYFVEINAIGLRKILKKFDKRFGYRFTDYYVKTRANHPYSQLQQVFKHVGIGAVVGAISRNLHELQDRQGRSYLSIYDQPALPLQDPVVDSIKAAVDRLSNSTNFLNFLAQHALIMREELPAPVEEQVDDSNYHFMSLFLNLANTFLYMVNTYIVVPTADDYSMSLGAAATVCGIVIGAMAVAQVFSSVYFSAWSNRSYFRPLIFSSVALFFGNLLYALAYDLQSLWVLLIGRLCCGLGSARAVNRRYISDCVPLKIRMQASAGFVSASALGMACGPALAGLLQTKFKIYKLTFNQNTLPGWVMAVAWLIYLVWLCISFREPSRENEENTQQESSQVQNDTLEKGLHQPLLITSLEKPSDEDDPEVDDSEEAAEESRLPVTSMGSAYRLLTPSVKVQLLIYFMLKYAMEILLSESSVVTTYYFGWSTSSVAIFLACLGLTVLPVNILVGSYISNMFEDRQILLVSEIIVLIGILLSFNVIIPYSVVQYVGSGLIMFVAAEVLEGVNLALLSRVMSSRLSRGTYNGGLLSTEAGTIARVIADGTITLAGYLGRSRLLNVTLIPSLLICVVSIVSTCYTYNSLY